Below is a genomic region from Geoglobus acetivorans.
AGAGAGGACCGCTCAAATCCAATCCTTGTTATGGCAAAGTTACCCGTAACTTTGCTTTTCCAGCTTTTTTGTCTTTTCGCGTTCTTTCTTTAGACCGATAATTACGGCCACATCCAGTAGGGCCACAAACGCGGTAAACCAGTTCATCCCTTCAGCCAGATAGACATACAGCCCCGCTGCCGTGACGAGTGCTGCTGCCGGAACAAACAGGACGAGGAGCGGTATGAAAGGGATTCTCCTTTTTTCGGCGCTCGAATCGGCAATTTCGAGGGTGTAGTTACCAAACCTTGCAGAATACCAGAGAATCAGGATAGCGAGAACAAATGGCGGTGTGTATTTTTCCGAATTGCTCAACCCCCCTATGTAGTTCGAAACCTGTGTTCTATATTCAATCAGAAACGGAATTTTGAAAATTTCGAGAAGAAATACCCAGCCTGTCAGAATCAGAAGCAGAGCAGTCACGACATATCTGTGCAGACCTTCATGCCTTATTCTTACCTCCACCACTGCCTTACAATTCGGACACTCGAAAATGCGAAAATGTCTGAGCTGAGATGCCAGTTTCCACCATGAGGGCAGGTCTGCCCCGCAGTTCGGACATTTAAGGGTCATTGTGGCATTTTTATCTCTATTATATTTAAAAATTTTTTGATACTCAACAACATTAATCAGAAAAATGAAGGAGAGTTTATAATCAAACAGTTTTTCGCAGATTGAGCTGACGGTATGCCGGCACCGAACATACTCCCGGACTTTCCCGGACGGGAAGGTTAAAATATGCCCCTTGCCACTTCATGTCATGCGAAGCGACACGGTCAAGAAGGGTGTTGATAGGGTAGCCCACAGAGCGCTTTTAAGGGCTTTAGGTCTGACAGATGACGATTTTGATAAACCATTCATCGGGATAGCCAACGCCTACAATACAGTTGTTCCTGGCCACATGGCCCTTGACAGAATAACTGAGTATGTGAAGCAGGGCATAATTGCCGCAGGCGGAGTTCCATTTGAGTTCGGAGTTATTGGAGTTTGTGACGGCATAGCGATGGGTCATGTTGGAATGAGCTACGCTTTACCTTCCAGGGAGGTCATAGCAGACTCCATAGAGGTCATGGTTGAGGCGCACAGATTTGATGGTCTGGTGGTTGTTGGCAGCTGCGACAAAATCGTGCCGGGAATGCTAATGGCAATGCTCAGGCTCGACATTCCTGCCATAGCCGTAACAGGCGGCCCGATGGTTGCGGAAAAGATTTACGGTGAGAGGGTTACGATAAAGGACGCTTTCGAGGCTGCAGGTCTTTACAAGGCAGGACAGCTCGACGACGAGGGACTGAAGCTTTACGAGAACTTCTGCGCACCATCGTGCGGAAGCTGTCAGGGGCTTTACACTGCAAACACCATGCAGATTCTCACTGAAACTCTTGGCCTGAGCCTGCCCTACACCTCCACATCACCATGCGGCTCTTCGAGAAAGCTCAGAATAGCAAAAGAGGCTGGCAAGAGGGTAGTTGAGCTGGTCAGGCAGAACCTGAAGCCTTCAGACATCGTGACGGAGAGGAGCTTTGAGAACGCTGTAACGATGGACATGATGATTGGTGGTTCAACAAACACAGTGTTGCATCTGCCTGCAATTGCGAGGGAAGCAGGGATAAAGCTGAGCCTTGACGTGTTCGAGGAGATAAGCAGGAAGACCCCTCACCTGGTCAAGCTCGACCCGGCGAGCAGGGATGTGGTTGTTGATCTCGATGAAAGCGGAGGTGTGCCCATAATCTTCAGGAAGGCCAGGCAGTACTTCCACAACGAGCTAACTGTTGGTGGACTGAGAATCCACGAGATTGCAGAGCTTGCTGTCAGAAGAGGGGTGGACATAATAAGGGAGCCATCCAACCCGTACAGCAGAGAAGGTGGAATAGCGATTCTGAAGGGCAATATCGCAGAGAGAGGGGCAGTTGTGAAGGCTGCTGCTGTTGAGGAGGATATGAGGGTCTTCGAGGGTGAGGCAAGGGTTTTTGACTCTGAAAAGCTTGCTCTTGATGCTATTCTGGCAGGCGAGATTCAGGAGGGGCAGGTTGTCGTGATAAGGTACATGGGTCCGAGAGCTGCGGGAATGCCTGAAATGCTCCTGCCTACAGCAGCAATAGCTGGTATGGGGCTGCAGAGGGTTGCGCTCATAACAGACGGCAGATTCAGCGGTGCAACGAGAGGACCGGCAATAGGCCACATCTCTCCTGAAGCATTGGCTGGAGGAAACATCGCGCTGATTGAGGATGGAGATGTGATTGAGATCAACATTCCTGAAAGGAAGCTGAATGTCAGGCTGAGCGAGGACGAGCTTGCGGAGAGGAAGGAGAGGTGGAAGCCGAGAGAGATAAAGCACAGAGGATACCTGGCAAAATACTCCAAGCTCGTGAGCGGTGCTGATGAGGGTGCAGTTCTGAGGTAAGGATTTTTTCCACTGTTATCTTTTTCAATACAATCTTTTAGAATAGTTGAGGTTGTTAATTTGGCGGCAATTATGCTCCAAACCTTTAAATTTTCTAAATACAGAAAACATTCAATGAGTGCTGAAGCAGAGCTTTTAAAGGCAATTTATGATGAGTTAAAGGTCATAAAAGAGGAGTTGAAAAAGTTAAGCAGCAAAATTGAGCTTATAGAAACTGGATTAATTCCAGAAGAGGAAATAAGCGAAGAAGAGGCAAGGGAACTTGAGAGGCTTGCTGAGGAGACGAAAAAAGACGGGATTCCATGGGATAAGCTTAAAGCCGAGCTCGACCTATGAGTTACGAGATCATAGTTCATTCCAGAGCTGCTAAATCGATTAAAGAGCTACCAAAATCACACAGAGCTAAGCTTTCTGAATTTCTGGATACTCTGAAGAACAATCCTGTTCCTTTCAGGAAATTCGATATAAAGAAACTAAAAGGATATCAAGACAGATACAGAGCACGTTTCGGGGATTTCAGGTTGACCTATCAGATTGATAAAAAAGAAAAGGTTATTCTGGTTTTGAAGCTTGAAAGGCGTGGGAGGGCGTATAAATAGGGGTGAGCTAAGCAGATCCTTGCAAAAGGTCTCGGGACGATAGGAATGGTGTGGTTCCTTCAGAGCTTTAATACTGTAGTGAGGGACTACACTAAGGAGAGATGAGAGTGACCTGATGGAGTGTGGAAGACATCGTGATAAGGATCATGAATGCCAATAAGTGGAATTTTTTTGGATGTCACATTTGAAGAGCTGGAAAAATCATTTTGCCAAAAATCTCTCTCCTTGTCCAGATAGGCACATCCCAACCCAATCAAAAACTGCACCTCTGTTCCAGACGAATTTTTCCACACCATGCAAAAAAACTGTAGTATCCCGAAATCACTTTACACCCGAACAAACCTGCAACGTGAGGAAGCTGACGAACAAGGACATAGTAAGAATTGTGAAGCAGTGGCTTAAAGGAAAGCCGGTGAGAAAGATAGCGGATTTCTTTCAAGTAACAAGGCAGAGAATCCATCAGATAATCAAAAAGTTCAGGGAAACAGGAGAAATTCCTTTCCTTCGAAAACCAGGAAGAAAACCCAAAGAGATAGACGAAGAAATGGAGAGAATAATTCTGGAAGCTCACAAACAGTTCAACCTTGGACCAGTTCACTTAGAAAAGAAAATAGAAGAGATCCACGGCATTCATATCCCACACAACACAATCTACAAAGTCCTGCTTAATCACTGTCTGGTGGAGGAGAACATGAAGAAGAAAAGGCAGAGGAAATGGGTTCGCTTTGAAAGAAAACATTCAATGGAGTTATGGCAGGGAGACTGGAAAATGATTCATCTCAATGGAGAAGAGAAATGGGTCATAGCCTTCATGGACGATGCAAGCAGAGTGGTAACCTGCTTTGGTGTTTTTGATGAAGCCACAACAGAGAACACGATAAAAGTACTTGAGAATGGATTCAGGGAGTATGGTGTTCCAGATGAGATACTAACGGATCATGGAACTCAATTCGTTCCTGCAAGGAACAGGGATGAAGCTAAGCACAAATTCAAGCAGTTTCTTGCTGAGCATGGTGTAAAGCATGTTGTTGCGAGAATAAAGCATCCACAAACCAATGGTAAGATAGAGAGATTCTTTGGCGAGGTTGAGAGGAGAGCTGATAAATTTGGCTCTGTTGATGCAGTTGTCAGATGGCATAATGAAGTTAAGCCTCACAAAAGCTTGGATTGGGATGAGCCATGCAACGTGTTCTGGTATAAGCTCTCTCCAGAGAGGATTATGTGGTTTGTAAGGAGGTGGTGGGATTGAAGAGAAAGTGTAGAATTAATCTGGGATACCACATTAAGAAAGGGAGGTGAAAAAGATTATGAAAGTTGAGTATGATCCGGAGGCAGATATTCTCTATATCAGGATCAAGGAAGATGAGATCAAGGATACTGTTGATTGGAATGACGACATATGGGCAGATTTGAACGAAAAAGGAGAAGTGGTTGGAATTGAAATCTGGAAAGCGAGAAAACACGTAATTTCAGAAATTCTGAGGTATTTGAATAGAGCAAAGGAAATAGAAGTTTAAAATCTTTTTTGCTGCGATTATACTGTGTCTTTTCCCGAAATTATTTCCCACTTCAACAAACCCCCATGTGAAACTTGACGAGAAAGCGATAAAATGGATTATCAGAGAGAAAGAGAAGGGTACACCGACAAAGGAGATAGCAGAGATCGAAAACATAACACCAAGAAGAGTAAATCAGATCTACAAGCAATACAAAGATACTGGAGAAATACCAAAGCCAAAGAAACCAGGTAGACCTAAAAAAGAACTATCAGAAGAAGAAATAGAAGCCATAAAAGAAGCCTATGAAGAGTACAGGTGTAATGCAGTAGTTCTCCAAACAATCTTAAAGGAAAGAGGTTACAGAATAAGCAAGAACAAAATACACGAAGTGTTGAGAATGAACGGCTATGCTAAGGAGGAGAAGAACAAGAAAAAGCGTAAAAAGTGGATAAGGTATGAGAGAAAGCACTCTATGGAATTATGGCATGCAGACTGGTTTTTCTATAACGGGAAGTGGATAATTGCTTATCTGGACGATGCTTCCCGTCTGATTACTGGTTACGGAGTATTTGATAAAGCAACATCTGAGAATGCCATAAAAGTGCTAAAAGAAGCCATGGATGATTATGGCAGGCCGGAATCAATCCTGACGGATAGAGGTACTCAGTTCTACGCATCTGCAGGGGAGAAGAAGGCTAAAGGAGTATCTAAATTTGAGAAATTCCTTGCAGAGAATGAAATTAAGCATATTGTGGGTAGGGTGAATCACCCACAAACGAATGGAAAGATAGAGAGGTTCTATGGAACGCTGGAAGCTAAAATCAAGTATTTCGATACAGTAGATGAATTCATGGAGTGGTACAATCACAAAAGACCCCACATGAGTCTCAACTTAGATGAACTGGAGACTCCCTATAAAGCATTTTTGAGAAAGTTGACTCCTGAGAGAATATTGAGTTATTCGTGGAGGTGGTTTGATGGTGGGAAATGATTTTAGGAAACTACAGCTGCGATTATACTGTAAATCTTCAAGTGGCAAACAGTAGCATGGGGCGATTTTACCGATGAAAGTGACATTGATGTGCTGGTTGTAGGTGATGTAAGACTTGAGGATATCTCAAAAATAACCTCACACATTCTTTTGAAATACGGGGAGGTAATATCCGCAATGGTTAGAACAGAGGAGGTAATGAGCAGAAAATCATTCTCCTTTTACAGAAACATCCTGAGGGAAGGCGTGGAAATTGCATGATGAGGTTGCCGAGCAGATTTCTATGGCTGAAGAATGCTTGGAAAAGGCAAAATTACTCCTATCCAGTGAATATTATCGGGGTGCAGCTTCAAGAGCTTATTATGCCATGTTCCATGCTGCAAAAGCCATGTTACTAGCGAAAAACATCTCTCCAAAAAGACACGTTGGCGTTTTGAGAATGCTCGGTGTCGAATTTGTCAACAAAGGCTATCTCGAAGAAACCTATGCTGAAGCGTACAAACTTGCATTTGACATCAGAATGGATGCAGATTATGAAGGCGGGCTGAAATTGAGCAAAGAGATGGCCGAGCAGGTGGTACACGATGCCGAGGAGTTCTTGAAGAAAGCAAGAATCGTGATTGAGCAGATTGCCAGTGAATGAACTCCATCCAGTTAACACCCCGGCTCTTTTGCCATGACCTGTATTGCAGAAACAGCATGATTTTTATCTGTGCCAGACAAGTAATGTTCATGATGCTCGTAGATACTCACATCCATTCTGAGGGCAGGAGCGTTGAGGATTTGAAGCACATGGCCGGGAACGGGATAAAGAAGGCCATAACCTGCGCCTTTTACCCGATACAGCCTGAATTTCCCGAAACCCTGATGGATCTCGCAAGAAAACTGACGGAATTTGAACCTGAGAGGGGAAAGAAGGCCGGAATGGAGATTCATTCTGCGGTGGGAATTCATCCGAGGTGTATCCCTCCAGGATGGGAAAGAGTCCTCGAGTTCATCGAGAGCTATTCAGGATATGTCGCTATTGGTGAGATAGGACTTGAAGACGGCAGTGATGAAGAAAAGGAGGTTCTGAAAGCCCAGTTACAGCTTGCGAAGAAACTCGACATCCCGGCAGTAATCCACACTCCCAGAAAGAACAAGGAGGTGATTCTCGAGAAAACCCTGCAAATTCTTGAAGATGTGTCCTTCCCTGAGGAGCTCGCCCTGATAGACCACAACTCCGTCGGGACTGTGAAAGCTGTGCTTGAAAAGGGATACTGGGCCGGAATAACCGTGCAGCCCGGAAAGCTCACCGTGGATGAGGCTGTAAGGATAATTGAGGAGTTCGGAGATGAGAGGCTGATTGCCAACAGCGACACCGGTTTCAGCGAGTCGGACATGCTTGCAGTGAAGAGGCTGTACGATGCATGCGAGAACGAGAGGGTTGTTAGGAAGAATGCGGAGAGGTTTTTCGGGATTTGACTGAGAAACCTTTTTATTTTCCAGAACCAGTAGTCTACCTTGCTAACCCCATTATATTTGCGAGCGTGTGTCGCAATCATGGATTTCGGGTTACTGGATGGAGCTGTGAGACGGAGGGGAAGCCTGACCGAATCTCCGAACTCCTGAGGATGAGTTGACTGAAGTGGAGATTGAGGGACTCAGCAGATTAAACGAGGGGATGAGGGAGTGAAAAACCCCTCTTGACAATCTTCCTTGAGGTGGGAAAACAGTGTCCATGGAGAGGGCAATAGCTAAACGTTTTGGGCTTGAAAGCCCGGAGGACTGGATGAGGCATGCAAATCCCCGGAGCGTGATTACGAGGTTCACAACATTGCCACTTTTGGTACTTGCGGTCTGGTCGAGGGTCTGGCTCGGCTGGTATTCCCTGATTTTTGTTGGGGTGGTTGTCGCCTGGTCTATGATAAATCCAACCCTTTTCGCAAAACAGACGAAGATTGACAGCTGGTGGTCGAAGTGTGTGGCTGGCGAGTATTTCTGGGCAAACAGGGATAAGTTCCCGGTCGCTGACTATCATTACGGGGTCATTAGGGTACTGACGTTTTTGCAGGCTGCCGGCGGAGTCTTTCTCATAGTGGGGATGTACCTGCTCGACGTCTGGATGACCATCGCAGGAGTTGTCTGGGTGTATCTCAGCAAGATGTGGTTTCTTGACAGAATGGTCTGGATATATGAGGAGATGAAGGATCACGCTGGTGAGCTGGAAAGAGGCACATAATCCAGGGGCGTCTTAAAAACTTAAAATGCGATCAATTTGGCCGGAGTGGCTAAGTCTTCCTGCAAACGTATATCCTCCTCGTGAGACTCTTGTGCAGCCTCTGGTAAAGCTTGTATTCAACTTCGAACCTCTCCTTTACGAGGTCGTCAACGTCAATGTTTGTGAGAAACACGGCCCTTTTGCCCATCCTCAGCACCCGGTGAAATTCATCAAGAGCACTGCTGTAAAGCTCGTGAATCTCACCGAGGCTCTTCGTGGACTGCAGATAGGGAAAGTCCGTGACGATACCGTCAACGCTCTCTTCTCTGAGACCCATGCTCTTCACGTCACCGATCATTACATTTCTTGGAAGTCCGTAGTACTGCAGGTTAACTCCGCAGCCCTCCGCTATGACCCTGTATGCCTCAATTCCGATGAAATCCAGCCCCATGAGGCCAGCCTCAACCAGAATTGTGCCTGTGCCGCACATCGGGTCGAGTATTGTGCCGTCTTTAATGCCTGTAATGTTGACCAGGCTCCTCGCTATCCTTGGCAGAATCGCTCCCGGTCTGAAGAACGGTTTTAGGTCTGGCCTTCTCAGCAGGAACTGCTTCCTGTCAGTCTCGTGCATAAGAATTCCTGCATGAATTCTGTCAGAGAAGTAAACCTTAACCACGTGATCGGGCTTTGAAACGCTTATCTCTGCTCCTCTCCTCCAGAGAATCGCCCCGAGTTCCCTCTCGAGCCTGAGAGAGTCTGCCTTTTTCCCTCCGATGTTCCTGACCCTCACGCAGATCTTCCCTTCAGGAATTTCCATCTGTTTAAAGTGCTCCTTCAGCTTTTCAAGACTCGCGCATGAGAATAGATGCTCGCTAACCTCGTGGATGAGCCCGAACCTGTGGAAGTATCCGGATATTTCCTCAGAGCATTCTCCAGCCACAATCTGGGCGTCTGTGCTTTCAGTGTGGCCATCAAAAACGTTCAGAAACGTCTCAGCTTCTATTCTGGCAAGCTCCTCGAACTCTCCGCTCAGATAAAATATCAGCCTCATCCCCGCATTTCCTTTATTTTCTCCGCAAGTCTGATCATCAGTTCGGTTTTCTTCAATTTCTTCTCAACTCTGATCCGGCCTCCCTCCTCCCACCAGCACCGGGGGTACTTTTTCTGCTCCACATCATAGCTGAGACCGAGAGCCTCGCATGCTTTTGCAAGCTCGTCCAGCTTCACGTTAGGGACGGCAAACCTTCTGGGGATTTTCCTCCCCTCGCTCCTGCTCTTCTTTTTGTCAATGTTGACCGTCCAGATTACGTAACTACTTCCTCCTTCTTGCAAGCTCATCGTAAACTTCCTCCAGACTTATTTCTAGTTTTGAAAGCAGAACGAGTAGGTGGTAGAGCAGATCCGCCACCTCGTAAACGATTTCCTCTTTTTTCCCGTCCTTCACGGCCAGGATCACTTCTGTCGTCTCCTCGCCGAGCTTCTCCAGTATGCCGTTTATCCCCTTCTCACCGTAGAGGAGTCCTGCAGTGTACGAGCCTTCGACCGGATTCTTCTTCCGCTCCTCAATGATCCCGTAAAGCTCCTCCAGCATGGCGATCACTTTGAGTTCTTGAACGTTATCTCGACAAGGGGATGGGGAACGTCCTCTATGATCTCGATGTCCCTGATGGATTTAATCTTTTTCTTCCTGACGAGCTTCTCCATGCCGAGTTCAACGTTTTCGGGGACTTCGAGAATGTATGCATCGAGCTTCTCCATGCCGATCTTTTTAGCCGCAACCGCTCTGTGGTGTCCATCCACCAGAAAGAGCTTGCCACCCTTTTTTATTACCACAACTGGCTCCGCAAGCCCCCTCCTCAGCTCGTATATTCTGCCTCTCAGCTCGTCTGCGTATATCTTGGTCTGGGTGGGGATCAGCCTGTCCACCTCAACATCTCCGTTGTAAACCCTCACTTTTGTGCCGTGGACTTTTTCGATGGTCTCCTTCAGTTTCGACACTTTTGTCGGATCGGCTCTTTCAATCTGACTTCTGATTATATCTGTGTTGGTGATTATGCCCTTAATCCTGCCTTTATCGTCAACTACCGGCAATTTTGAGTGTCCGGTTCGGAACATAACTCTTGCAACGTCTTTCAGATCCATGTATTCTCTTGCAACGTAGAGTGATCTGGTCATCACATCTTTAATCCTGGCATTCAGGTCTTTTCTAAGCAGATCCATTGACGAAATGTACCCCACAAGCTTTCCGTTTTCGTCCACAACAGGAAAACCGTCATGACCTGTTTTCTCTATTATGTCTATTGCTTCTTCAACAGTATTGTCAGGCCTGAGCGTGATGACATTTCTTGTCATGTAGTCTGCAACTTTCTGCTTCACAGGAAACATGAAAAAAGAGAGGTATATTTAGTTT
It encodes:
- a CDS encoding TatD family hydrolase, with the translated sequence MMLVDTHIHSEGRSVEDLKHMAGNGIKKAITCAFYPIQPEFPETLMDLARKLTEFEPERGKKAGMEIHSAVGIHPRCIPPGWERVLEFIESYSGYVAIGEIGLEDGSDEEKEVLKAQLQLAKKLDIPAVIHTPRKNKEVILEKTLQILEDVSFPEELALIDHNSVGTVKAVLEKGYWAGITVQPGKLTVDEAVRIIEEFGDERLIANSDTGFSESDMLAVKRLYDACENERVVRKNAERFFGI
- a CDS encoding CBS domain-containing protein, whose product is MFPVKQKVADYMTRNVITLRPDNTVEEAIDIIEKTGHDGFPVVDENGKLVGYISSMDLLRKDLNARIKDVMTRSLYVAREYMDLKDVARVMFRTGHSKLPVVDDKGRIKGIITNTDIIRSQIERADPTKVSKLKETIEKVHGTKVRVYNGDVEVDRLIPTQTKIYADELRGRIYELRRGLAEPVVVIKKGGKLFLVDGHHRAVAAKKIGMEKLDAYILEVPENVELGMEKLVRKKKIKSIRDIEIIEDVPHPLVEITFKNSK
- a CDS encoding DUF2283 domain-containing protein yields the protein MKVEYDPEADILYIRIKEDEIKDTVDWNDDIWADLNEKGEVVGIEIWKARKHVISEILRYLNRAKEIEV
- a CDS encoding signal recognition particle subunit SRP19/SEC65 family protein encodes the protein MSLQEGGSSYVIWTVNIDKKKSRSEGRKIPRRFAVPNVKLDELAKACEALGLSYDVEQKKYPRCWWEEGGRIRVEKKLKKTELMIRLAEKIKEMRG
- a CDS encoding HEPN domain-containing protein, which codes for MAEECLEKAKLLLSSEYYRGAASRAYYAMFHAAKAMLLAKNISPKRHVGVLRMLGVEFVNKGYLEETYAEAYKLAFDIRMDADYEGGLKLSKEMAEQVVHDAEEFLKKARIVIEQIASE
- a CDS encoding IS481 family transposase yields the protein MKLDEKAIKWIIREKEKGTPTKEIAEIENITPRRVNQIYKQYKDTGEIPKPKKPGRPKKELSEEEIEAIKEAYEEYRCNAVVLQTILKERGYRISKNKIHEVLRMNGYAKEEKNKKKRKKWIRYERKHSMELWHADWFFYNGKWIIAYLDDASRLITGYGVFDKATSENAIKVLKEAMDDYGRPESILTDRGTQFYASAGEKKAKGVSKFEKFLAENEIKHIVGRVNHPQTNGKIERFYGTLEAKIKYFDTVDEFMEWYNHKRPHMSLNLDELETPYKAFLRKLTPERILSYSWRWFDGGK
- a CDS encoding type II toxin-antitoxin system RelE family toxin; protein product: MSYEIIVHSRAAKSIKELPKSHRAKLSEFLDTLKNNPVPFRKFDIKKLKGYQDRYRARFGDFRLTYQIDKKEKVILVLKLERRGRAYK
- the hisE gene encoding phosphoribosyl-ATP diphosphatase; translation: MLEELYGIIEERKKNPVEGSYTAGLLYGEKGINGILEKLGEETTEVILAVKDGKKEEIVYEVADLLYHLLVLLSKLEISLEEVYDELARRRK
- the ilvD gene encoding dihydroxy-acid dehydratase: MRSDTVKKGVDRVAHRALLRALGLTDDDFDKPFIGIANAYNTVVPGHMALDRITEYVKQGIIAAGGVPFEFGVIGVCDGIAMGHVGMSYALPSREVIADSIEVMVEAHRFDGLVVVGSCDKIVPGMLMAMLRLDIPAIAVTGGPMVAEKIYGERVTIKDAFEAAGLYKAGQLDDEGLKLYENFCAPSCGSCQGLYTANTMQILTETLGLSLPYTSTSPCGSSRKLRIAKEAGKRVVELVRQNLKPSDIVTERSFENAVTMDMMIGGSTNTVLHLPAIAREAGIKLSLDVFEEISRKTPHLVKLDPASRDVVVDLDESGGVPIIFRKARQYFHNELTVGGLRIHEIAELAVRRGVDIIREPSNPYSREGGIAILKGNIAERGAVVKAAAVEEDMRVFEGEARVFDSEKLALDAILAGEIQEGQVVVIRYMGPRAAGMPEMLLPTAAIAGMGLQRVALITDGRFSGATRGPAIGHISPEALAGGNIALIEDGDVIEINIPERKLNVRLSEDELAERKERWKPREIKHRGYLAKYSKLVSGADEGAVLR
- a CDS encoding IS481 family transposase, whose translation is MRKLTNKDIVRIVKQWLKGKPVRKIADFFQVTRQRIHQIIKKFRETGEIPFLRKPGRKPKEIDEEMERIILEAHKQFNLGPVHLEKKIEEIHGIHIPHNTIYKVLLNHCLVEENMKKKRQRKWVRFERKHSMELWQGDWKMIHLNGEEKWVIAFMDDASRVVTCFGVFDEATTENTIKVLENGFREYGVPDEILTDHGTQFVPARNRDEAKHKFKQFLAEHGVKHVVARIKHPQTNGKIERFFGEVERRADKFGSVDAVVRWHNEVKPHKSLDWDEPCNVFWYKLSPERIMWFVRRWWD
- a CDS encoding DNA methyltransferase; amino-acid sequence: MRLIFYLSGEFEELARIEAETFLNVFDGHTESTDAQIVAGECSEEISGYFHRFGLIHEVSEHLFSCASLEKLKEHFKQMEIPEGKICVRVRNIGGKKADSLRLERELGAILWRRGAEISVSKPDHVVKVYFSDRIHAGILMHETDRKQFLLRRPDLKPFFRPGAILPRIARSLVNITGIKDGTILDPMCGTGTILVEAGLMGLDFIGIEAYRVIAEGCGVNLQYYGLPRNVMIGDVKSMGLREESVDGIVTDFPYLQSTKSLGEIHELYSSALDEFHRVLRMGKRAVFLTNIDVDDLVKERFEVEYKLYQRLHKSLTRRIYVCRKT
- a CDS encoding DUF6653 family protein, which encodes MERAIAKRFGLESPEDWMRHANPRSVITRFTTLPLLVLAVWSRVWLGWYSLIFVGVVVAWSMINPTLFAKQTKIDSWWSKCVAGEYFWANRDKFPVADYHYGVIRVLTFLQAAGGVFLIVGMYLLDVWMTIAGVVWVYLSKMWFLDRMVWIYEEMKDHAGELERGT